In one window of Arthrobacter pascens DNA:
- a CDS encoding branched-chain amino acid ABC transporter substrate-binding protein, with protein sequence MYRKNVLTSLAAAATLSMLLSACANQAGPTTNDTSGAANKVNIPAISKIDVPPAAVLPKGDGKATCPATTTLAYAGAQTGPNAQLGINIFNGIQLAINQHNAANPGCQVVFKKFDTEGDPNKATGPVTQIVSEADIIGVLGLPFSGESKATGNIFEQKGLVHITPSATNPSLTENGWTTFFRGLGNDAVQGPAAAKFLTGKLGAKKVYLVQDDSDYGIGLGASTTAGLGSALAGSDKVTTGQKDFSAVISKIMNSKADAVFYSGYYPEAAPFDQQLSGKGFTGTFVAPDGVKDDQFIKQAGDASSNAYFTCPCIPGELIPDFASAYKEVSKGAEPGTYSIEGYDAATVLLSGIDAGKQSRPDLLSWVKSYDKDGLSKHYKWNAKGELQAPTVYGYKVENGKIVPIGPVGE encoded by the coding sequence ATGTATCGAAAGAACGTCCTCACTTCGTTGGCAGCGGCAGCCACACTCAGCATGCTGCTGTCGGCTTGCGCCAATCAGGCCGGCCCCACCACGAATGACACCTCGGGGGCCGCTAACAAAGTGAACATTCCCGCAATTTCCAAGATCGACGTGCCACCCGCCGCGGTCCTTCCGAAGGGCGACGGCAAAGCAACCTGCCCTGCCACGACAACGCTGGCCTACGCCGGAGCGCAGACGGGTCCTAATGCCCAGCTCGGCATCAACATCTTCAACGGCATCCAGCTTGCGATCAACCAGCACAACGCCGCCAACCCTGGCTGCCAGGTCGTGTTCAAGAAGTTTGATACCGAAGGTGACCCGAACAAGGCCACCGGTCCGGTGACGCAGATAGTCAGCGAGGCCGACATCATCGGCGTCCTCGGTCTTCCCTTCTCGGGAGAATCCAAGGCCACCGGCAACATCTTTGAGCAGAAGGGCCTGGTCCACATCACGCCTTCCGCCACGAACCCGTCATTGACCGAAAACGGCTGGACCACGTTCTTCCGTGGCCTGGGCAACGACGCCGTCCAGGGGCCGGCTGCTGCCAAATTCCTGACCGGCAAGCTCGGCGCGAAGAAGGTCTACCTGGTCCAGGATGACTCGGATTATGGCATCGGACTGGGCGCGTCGACTACCGCCGGCCTGGGAAGTGCCCTTGCCGGCTCCGACAAGGTCACCACCGGCCAGAAGGACTTCTCGGCCGTTATTTCCAAAATCATGAACTCCAAGGCCGATGCTGTCTTCTACTCTGGCTACTATCCCGAGGCAGCGCCCTTCGACCAGCAGCTCTCGGGCAAGGGATTCACTGGTACATTCGTCGCCCCTGATGGCGTCAAGGACGATCAGTTCATCAAGCAGGCTGGTGATGCATCCAGCAACGCCTACTTCACCTGCCCCTGCATCCCGGGTGAGCTGATTCCTGATTTCGCCTCCGCCTACAAAGAGGTGTCCAAGGGTGCTGAGCCTGGAACGTACTCGATCGAGGGCTACGATGCCGCGACAGTCCTCCTCTCGGGCATTGATGCAGGCAAGCAGTCCAGGCCGGATCTGCTGTCCTGGGTCAAGAGCTACGACAAGGACGGCCTGAGCAAGCACTACAAGTGGAACGCCAAGGGCGAACTCCAGGCGCCTACGGTCTATGGATACAAGGTTGAAAATGGGAAGATAGTTCCGATCGGACCCGTCGGCGAGTAG
- a CDS encoding NAD(P)/FAD-dependent oxidoreductase yields MATTPELQDRPRVLVVGGGYVGLYVALKLQKKIANAGGIVTLVDPLPYMTYQPFLPEVAGGNIEARHAVVSHRQHLKQTELIQGSVTSIDHANRTAVVAPADGGDYIEVPYFDIVVAAGAITRTFPIKGLADKGIGLKTIEEAVALRNKVLDRIEAASTITDPEARAKALTFVVVGGGFAGIECITEMEDLARAAVRNNPRVRQEEVRFVLVEAMGRIMPEVTAKQAEWVVEHLRSRGIEVLLNTSLDSAEGTLKLINLPDKTLAQEFEADTLVWTAGVQANPMIRSSDFPLEPRGRVRVLPDLRIAGDEGIIDNAWAAGDIAAVPDLTGSGLPDGTCVPNAQHALRQAKRLAKNLWASRWDKPLKDYKHKNLGAVAGFGEWKGVANINLVGSIGLKGPLAWLAHRGYHGMAMPTVERKVRVILGWILAFFLGRDTTQLIDLDNPRGAFVAAATPAPKPAAAAPPVEAPESAKPGSAAATSFDPKQSVTANAK; encoded by the coding sequence GGCGGATACGTCGGCCTGTACGTAGCACTCAAACTGCAGAAGAAGATCGCGAATGCCGGTGGCATCGTCACCCTCGTGGATCCACTGCCTTACATGACTTACCAGCCGTTCCTGCCCGAAGTTGCAGGCGGCAATATCGAGGCTCGCCATGCAGTGGTCTCACACCGCCAGCACCTCAAGCAGACGGAACTCATCCAGGGCAGCGTGACGTCCATCGACCACGCCAACCGCACAGCTGTCGTGGCTCCCGCCGATGGCGGGGACTACATCGAAGTTCCCTACTTCGACATCGTCGTGGCCGCGGGCGCCATCACCCGCACCTTCCCGATCAAGGGACTGGCGGACAAGGGCATCGGCCTCAAGACCATTGAAGAAGCCGTGGCTCTGCGCAACAAGGTGCTGGACCGAATTGAAGCCGCATCCACGATCACCGATCCGGAAGCACGTGCGAAGGCGCTGACGTTCGTGGTGGTCGGCGGCGGCTTCGCCGGCATCGAATGCATTACCGAGATGGAGGACCTTGCCCGCGCGGCGGTCCGGAACAACCCGCGCGTCCGGCAGGAAGAAGTTCGCTTCGTCCTGGTCGAGGCGATGGGCCGCATCATGCCCGAGGTCACCGCCAAGCAGGCTGAATGGGTTGTGGAGCACCTCCGCAGCCGCGGCATCGAAGTCCTGCTGAACACTTCACTGGACAGCGCCGAGGGAACGCTGAAGCTCATCAACCTCCCGGATAAGACGCTGGCCCAGGAGTTCGAGGCCGACACCCTGGTCTGGACCGCCGGCGTGCAGGCCAACCCGATGATCCGCTCGTCGGACTTCCCGCTGGAGCCGCGCGGACGGGTCCGGGTCCTCCCGGATCTCCGCATCGCCGGGGACGAGGGCATCATCGACAACGCATGGGCCGCCGGCGACATCGCCGCGGTTCCGGATCTCACCGGCAGCGGGCTCCCGGACGGGACCTGCGTGCCGAACGCCCAGCACGCACTGCGCCAGGCCAAACGGCTTGCCAAGAACCTGTGGGCCTCCCGCTGGGACAAGCCGCTCAAGGACTACAAGCACAAGAACCTCGGTGCTGTGGCCGGCTTCGGCGAATGGAAGGGCGTTGCCAACATCAACCTCGTCGGCAGCATCGGCCTCAAGGGCCCTCTGGCCTGGCTGGCGCACCGCGGCTACCACGGCATGGCCATGCCCACCGTGGAACGCAAGGTACGTGTCATCCTTGGCTGGATCCTGGCCTTCTTCCTGGGCCGCGACACCACCCAGCTGATCGACCTGGATAACCCCCGCGGTGCGTTCGTGGCAGCTGCAACGCCGGCGCCCAAGCCGGCCGCCGCGGCCCCGCCCGTTGAAGCTCCCGAGTCCGCCAAGCCCGGATCCGCGGCCGCCACGAGCTTCGATCCCAAGCAGTCAGTCACGGCCAACGCCAAATAG
- a CDS encoding ABC transporter ATP-binding protein, protein MTLLELEGVSVHYGRIQAIRNMSFTVNEGEVVSLIGANGAGKTTTMKTISGLLNCSTGKITFAGQDITKMKAHIRVVHGISQAPEGRGIFPGMTVLENLDMGTFGRKDRNGVPRDLERVFDLFPRLKEREKQYGGTMSGGEQQMLAIGRALMSNPKLLLLDEPSMGLAPQFIRQIFKIIKEINNQGTTVLMVEQNANQALAGAHRAFVLETGEITHSGTGKELMANPAIKEAYLGVG, encoded by the coding sequence ATGACATTGCTTGAACTCGAAGGCGTATCAGTCCATTACGGCCGGATCCAGGCCATCCGGAACATGTCCTTCACTGTCAACGAGGGCGAGGTCGTTTCACTTATCGGCGCTAACGGGGCCGGCAAGACAACCACGATGAAGACGATCTCCGGGCTACTCAACTGCTCGACTGGTAAGATCACCTTCGCCGGGCAAGACATCACGAAAATGAAGGCCCACATCCGGGTGGTCCATGGCATCTCGCAGGCTCCGGAAGGGCGCGGGATCTTCCCCGGCATGACTGTCCTGGAGAACCTGGACATGGGAACTTTCGGCCGCAAGGACAGGAACGGCGTTCCCCGGGACTTGGAACGCGTGTTCGATCTCTTCCCACGGCTGAAGGAACGGGAGAAGCAGTATGGCGGCACCATGTCCGGCGGGGAGCAGCAGATGCTCGCCATCGGCAGGGCGCTGATGTCCAACCCGAAGCTGCTGCTCCTGGATGAACCGTCGATGGGCCTGGCGCCACAGTTTATCCGCCAGATCTTCAAGATCATCAAGGAGATCAACAACCAGGGCACCACCGTCCTGATGGTCGAACAGAATGCCAACCAGGCCCTGGCAGGAGCGCACCGGGCCTTTGTTCTGGAAACCGGTGAAATCACGCACAGCGGAACGGGAAAGGAACTGATGGCCAACCCGGCTATCAAGGAGGCCTACCTGGGCGTGGGCTAG
- a CDS encoding branched-chain amino acid ABC transporter permease, whose protein sequence is MLPLLVPLPPMENDWISFDIPSLMQNFWSATFDGLTFGAIYALVALGYTLVYGVLNLINFAHSEVFIVGCYAVVFTLTSLGFGPSVPRLGLTAIILNLILALVLAMVASAATAFLLERVAYKPLRRRNAPRLVFLITAIGASFTIQYIIYLVRGPSPEVAITMFRPLAIFDVFGTIVDSQQVVIVIAAIIMMVATERFISKSRTGRGIRAVAQDPDTATLMGVNKERIIITTFVIGGVLAGAAALFYVMKIPSGVQYSGGFVLGIKAFAAAVLGGIGNVRGALLGGLLLGLIGNYGQILLGNSQWTDVVAFVILVLVLLLRPQGILGTSLGRSKA, encoded by the coding sequence ATGCTTCCCCTGCTTGTCCCCTTGCCTCCGATGGAAAACGACTGGATTTCCTTCGACATACCGTCCCTCATGCAGAATTTCTGGAGCGCAACCTTTGACGGGTTGACGTTCGGAGCCATCTACGCGCTGGTGGCCCTGGGGTACACCCTCGTCTACGGTGTCCTCAACCTCATCAACTTTGCCCACTCCGAGGTCTTCATCGTCGGCTGTTATGCCGTGGTGTTCACCTTGACCTCATTGGGATTCGGCCCGTCAGTGCCGCGGCTGGGGCTAACGGCGATCATCCTCAACCTCATACTGGCGCTGGTACTCGCCATGGTGGCGTCCGCTGCAACAGCTTTCCTGCTGGAGCGTGTGGCCTATAAACCCTTGCGGCGGCGCAATGCACCGCGACTGGTCTTCCTGATCACCGCCATCGGTGCATCCTTCACCATCCAGTACATCATTTACCTCGTGCGCGGGCCGAGCCCCGAAGTCGCCATCACCATGTTCCGCCCGCTGGCGATCTTCGACGTTTTCGGTACCATCGTTGACTCGCAACAGGTGGTGATCGTCATCGCGGCCATCATCATGATGGTGGCCACGGAGCGGTTCATCAGCAAGTCCCGCACCGGCCGTGGCATCCGTGCCGTCGCCCAGGATCCGGACACTGCCACGCTGATGGGCGTGAACAAAGAGCGGATTATCATCACCACCTTCGTGATCGGCGGTGTGCTGGCAGGAGCCGCCGCATTGTTCTACGTCATGAAGATTCCTTCCGGCGTCCAGTACAGCGGCGGCTTCGTGCTGGGGATCAAGGCGTTTGCGGCGGCGGTACTTGGCGGTATCGGCAACGTGCGCGGCGCGCTCCTAGGCGGACTGCTGCTCGGCCTCATCGGCAACTACGGGCAGATCCTCCTGGGCAACTCGCAGTGGACCGACGTCGTCGCCTTCGTCATCCTGGTCCTGGTCCTCCTGCTTCGTCCGCAGGGTATCCTGGGCACCTCCCTTGGAAGGAGCAAAGCATGA
- the galK gene encoding galactokinase, with product MSAAPDPLTAPVAAGLAGRFEREFGHAPDGVWQAPGRVNLIGEHTDYNEGFVLPFAIDKTARVAIAVRPDSTVRLLSTYGDQGVFSTDLGALDPAAAKGWTKYPLGVIWALQQRGITVPGLDLLLDSSVPLGAGLSSSHAIECAVVSALNELTGAGLEPEAMVLATQQAENDFVGAPTGIMDQSASLRGAKGHAVFLDCRDQSVRLVPFEAEPAGLVMLVIDTKVSHSHADGGYASRRAACELGAEILGVKALRDVEINDLGEASGLLDEETFRRVRHVVTENDRVIRTVDLLASKGPGSIGALLDASHASMRDDFEISCPELDLAVDTSRANGAIGARMTGGGFGGSAIALTPAAAEQQVRTAVERAFAEAGFTAPDIFTVTPAAGAMRIS from the coding sequence GTGAGTGCCGCACCCGACCCGCTGACCGCTCCCGTTGCCGCCGGGCTCGCCGGCCGCTTTGAGCGTGAATTCGGCCACGCCCCCGACGGCGTGTGGCAGGCGCCCGGGCGCGTCAACCTGATCGGCGAACACACGGACTACAACGAGGGCTTTGTGCTTCCGTTTGCCATCGACAAGACGGCCCGGGTGGCTATCGCTGTCCGTCCGGACTCCACCGTGAGGTTGCTGTCAACGTACGGCGACCAGGGAGTCTTCAGCACCGACCTCGGCGCCCTGGACCCGGCAGCCGCCAAAGGCTGGACCAAGTATCCGCTCGGCGTCATCTGGGCCCTCCAGCAGCGTGGAATCACGGTTCCCGGCCTGGACCTGCTCCTGGATTCCAGCGTCCCCCTGGGCGCCGGGCTGTCCTCCTCCCATGCGATCGAATGCGCTGTAGTATCGGCCTTGAATGAGCTGACTGGAGCCGGCCTGGAGCCCGAGGCCATGGTGCTGGCCACCCAGCAGGCGGAAAACGACTTCGTGGGCGCCCCCACCGGCATCATGGACCAGTCGGCATCCCTTCGCGGGGCCAAGGGCCACGCAGTATTCCTCGACTGCCGGGACCAGAGCGTGCGCCTGGTGCCTTTTGAGGCTGAGCCTGCCGGGCTGGTAATGCTGGTGATCGACACCAAGGTTTCGCACTCGCATGCCGATGGCGGCTATGCATCGCGTCGGGCAGCCTGTGAACTTGGCGCAGAGATTCTTGGTGTCAAGGCCCTCCGTGATGTCGAGATAAACGACCTTGGAGAAGCCAGCGGACTCTTGGATGAGGAGACGTTCCGGCGGGTTCGCCACGTAGTCACCGAAAACGACCGCGTGATCCGGACGGTGGACCTGCTGGCAAGCAAAGGTCCCGGGTCCATCGGTGCGTTGCTCGACGCGAGCCACGCCTCCATGCGGGACGACTTCGAGATTTCCTGCCCGGAGCTTGACCTCGCTGTTGACACTTCCCGCGCCAACGGAGCCATTGGCGCCCGGATGACCGGCGGAGGTTTTGGCGGCTCGGCCATCGCGCTTACTCCGGCGGCGGCAGAGCAACAGGTGCGAACCGCCGTCGAACGCGCTTTCGCCGAAGCCGGCTTCACGGCACCGGACATTTTCACGGTGACCCCGGCCGCCGGAGCCATGCGGATCTCCTAG
- a CDS encoding branched-chain amino acid ABC transporter permease: MSMVDGPTPLPEAATEQAAEEREAKSAGPGTSVTPEKRGHGIFGSLGERWNALPRQQQWAFLIVVVVLAYLLPLINPPIITTEPGNNFALACFDMARFALIAVGLNVVVGYAGLLDLGYVAFFAVGSYCAAMLTSPDSPFLHIPYLWTIPVAMAITMFFGVVLGVPTLRLRGDYLAIVTLGFGEIVRILATIIPAMKGQVGFQNVGHPPGTEPDGAPIFSNSNGVPWYWLTLTIIIVITLLVGNLERSRVGRAWIAIREDEDAAEIMGVPTFKYKVWAFAIGAAIGGMSGALFAGQVGFVNNQKFDVTTSILFLAAVVLGGAGNKVGAIVGGALVSYIPLRFTAIAEYKYLIFGIALVLIMIFRSQGLLPARQRLLAYGRTAYNKVAKKDSSGLAGGDVPPAGRSGLGHEKGAQA; encoded by the coding sequence ATGAGCATGGTCGATGGACCCACGCCACTTCCGGAGGCGGCCACGGAGCAAGCTGCCGAGGAGCGCGAGGCCAAGTCCGCGGGGCCCGGCACCAGCGTCACCCCGGAAAAACGAGGCCACGGCATCTTCGGTTCCCTCGGTGAACGCTGGAACGCCCTGCCGCGCCAGCAGCAATGGGCCTTCCTCATCGTCGTCGTGGTCCTGGCCTACCTGCTGCCGCTGATCAACCCGCCGATTATCACCACGGAGCCCGGTAACAACTTCGCCCTCGCCTGCTTCGACATGGCCCGCTTCGCGCTCATTGCCGTCGGGCTGAACGTGGTGGTGGGGTATGCCGGGCTGCTGGACCTTGGCTACGTGGCATTCTTCGCCGTGGGCTCCTATTGCGCGGCGATGCTGACAAGCCCGGACTCCCCGTTCCTGCACATTCCCTACCTGTGGACAATCCCCGTAGCGATGGCGATCACCATGTTCTTCGGCGTGGTGCTGGGTGTTCCCACCTTGCGCCTGCGCGGCGACTATCTGGCCATCGTGACTCTTGGCTTCGGTGAAATTGTCCGCATCCTCGCCACGATCATCCCCGCCATGAAGGGCCAGGTGGGTTTCCAGAACGTGGGCCACCCGCCGGGTACAGAGCCGGACGGTGCTCCCATCTTCTCGAATTCCAATGGGGTGCCGTGGTACTGGCTCACGCTGACCATCATCATCGTCATCACCCTCCTCGTGGGCAACCTTGAGCGGAGCCGCGTGGGGCGGGCATGGATTGCCATCAGGGAGGATGAGGATGCCGCCGAAATCATGGGCGTTCCCACCTTCAAGTACAAGGTCTGGGCCTTCGCCATCGGAGCAGCCATCGGGGGCATGTCGGGGGCATTGTTCGCCGGGCAGGTGGGCTTTGTGAACAACCAGAAATTCGACGTCACCACCTCGATCCTGTTCCTCGCGGCCGTGGTGCTGGGAGGCGCCGGCAACAAGGTCGGAGCCATCGTCGGCGGAGCACTGGTCAGTTACATCCCGCTGCGCTTCACGGCCATTGCTGAGTACAAGTACCTCATTTTCGGCATCGCGCTTGTGCTGATCATGATTTTCCGGTCCCAGGGCCTGCTGCCCGCTCGCCAGCGGCTGCTGGCCTACGGGCGTACCGCCTATAACAAGGTTGCCAAGAAGGACTCCAGCGGGCTCGCGGGCGGCGACGTGCCGCCGGCCGGCCGCTCCGGACTGGGCCATGAGAAGGGAGCACAGGCATGA
- a CDS encoding Bax inhibitor-1/YccA family protein: MALGGNPIFNGKNFRGATQAPPVPQAPYGQQPYGQPYGQQPYAQGGGPQQQNMTNEQLQQMYTQPAAGPADTGRMTFDDVIVKTAACLGVLVAGAAVTLFVGQSLAMLLMVVGALGGFVLALVNTFKKQPSPALILTYAGLEGLFLGGLTRFLDALYPGVGLQAVIGTLSVFGVTLLLFKNGKVRATPKAMRFFMIATIGYAVFALVNMVLMLTGAVDSPFGLRSGVIIFGIPLGVFIGVLAIGLAAFSLIMDFTSIEAGVRSGAPQRFSWTAAFGLTVTLVWLYVEIIRLLAILRGDD; encoded by the coding sequence ATGGCACTTGGCGGCAACCCGATCTTCAACGGAAAGAATTTCCGTGGCGCCACGCAGGCACCGCCTGTCCCGCAGGCTCCCTACGGCCAGCAGCCTTACGGCCAGCCCTATGGCCAGCAGCCTTATGCCCAGGGGGGCGGGCCGCAGCAGCAGAACATGACGAACGAGCAACTGCAGCAGATGTACACCCAGCCGGCGGCGGGCCCTGCCGATACCGGCCGGATGACGTTCGACGACGTCATCGTCAAGACTGCGGCGTGCCTGGGCGTCCTGGTTGCCGGCGCAGCGGTGACCCTGTTCGTCGGCCAAAGCCTGGCCATGTTGCTGATGGTTGTCGGCGCCCTGGGCGGCTTCGTGCTGGCACTGGTCAACACCTTCAAGAAGCAGCCGTCCCCGGCCTTGATCCTCACCTACGCGGGACTGGAGGGGCTTTTCCTCGGCGGCCTCACCCGTTTCCTTGATGCCCTCTACCCGGGGGTCGGGCTGCAGGCCGTCATCGGCACTCTGTCCGTCTTCGGCGTCACGCTTCTGCTGTTCAAGAACGGCAAGGTCCGGGCGACTCCCAAGGCCATGCGGTTCTTCATGATCGCAACGATCGGCTACGCGGTCTTCGCCCTGGTCAACATGGTCCTGATGTTGACAGGCGCCGTGGATTCACCGTTCGGGCTCCGCAGCGGCGTTATCATCTTCGGCATCCCGCTGGGTGTGTTCATCGGAGTCCTGGCCATCGGCCTGGCAGCCTTCTCGCTGATCATGGACTTCACGAGCATCGAGGCAGGCGTCCGGAGCGGGGCGCCCCAGCGCTTCTCCTGGACAGCGGCATTCGGCCTTACCGTGACGCTGGTCTGGCTGTACGTGGAGATCATCCGCCTGCTGGCCATCCTCCGCGGCGACGACTAG
- a CDS encoding ABC transporter ATP-binding protein, with protein MTTDGAAPVNSGTETASQAAQPAEIDVEALAEAGVDLELAEKVAPDRDIAVKVGDNIVEVQNLTIKFGGLVALDNVSFNIKRGEILGLIGPNGAGKTTCFNAMTGVYKPTSGKVVLESQSLNGLKQHKITRLGLSRTFQNIRLFGEMTALENVVVGLDARHRTSVGGALLRLPTHTREEKSAIVRGMALLDFVGIADHAHFLSRHLPYGYQRRLEIARALATDPKVLCLDEPAAGFNPAEKEELMALIRTIRDEGYTVLLIEHDMKLVMGVTDRIVVLEFGKKIADGLPREIREDPRVIAAYLGEPEDDIA; from the coding sequence ATGACCACCGACGGCGCAGCGCCTGTTAATTCGGGCACAGAGACGGCCAGCCAGGCTGCTCAACCGGCTGAAATCGACGTCGAAGCACTGGCGGAAGCCGGGGTTGACCTGGAGCTGGCCGAGAAAGTGGCCCCGGACCGCGATATTGCGGTAAAGGTGGGGGACAACATTGTCGAAGTGCAAAACCTGACCATCAAGTTCGGCGGCCTCGTCGCCTTGGACAACGTCAGCTTCAACATCAAGCGGGGCGAAATCCTTGGCCTGATCGGACCGAACGGCGCGGGCAAAACCACGTGCTTCAACGCCATGACCGGGGTGTACAAACCCACTAGCGGAAAAGTGGTACTGGAGAGTCAGTCCCTCAACGGACTGAAGCAACACAAAATCACCAGGCTTGGACTTTCGCGCACATTCCAGAACATCCGGCTTTTTGGCGAGATGACGGCTCTTGAGAACGTCGTGGTGGGCCTTGACGCCCGGCACCGTACCAGTGTGGGCGGAGCGTTGCTGCGGCTGCCGACGCATACCCGGGAGGAAAAATCGGCCATTGTGCGAGGAATGGCCTTGTTGGACTTCGTGGGCATCGCTGACCATGCACACTTCCTCTCCCGGCACCTGCCCTACGGCTACCAGCGCCGCCTGGAGATTGCCCGCGCCCTGGCGACGGACCCGAAGGTGCTGTGCCTGGACGAGCCGGCGGCAGGGTTCAATCCGGCTGAAAAGGAAGAGCTGATGGCTCTCATCCGCACTATCCGGGATGAGGGCTATACCGTGCTGCTGATCGAGCACGACATGAAGCTGGTCATGGGTGTGACCGACCGGATCGTCGTCCTGGAGTTTGGCAAGAAAATCGCGGACGGGCTGCCGCGCGAAATCCGTGAAGACCCGCGCGTGATCGCGGCCTACCTGGGGGAGCCCGAAGATGACATTGCTTGA
- a CDS encoding N-acetyltransferase encodes MTGDKNLQTLLASIHPVLREGEYVYVLWPRGRPLEADIEAAVREAEGLTAVLSRAEADSLGLPYDFVAAWITLQVHSELEAVGLTAAVGRALTDARISCNVLTGFHRDHLLVPVADAARALEVLAELSAESRHQPRPELVLRSEEPEDREKILALTAEAFAISPATGLAAEGEPIEVELLRQLFDSEGYLPEFSIVAVLDGEVVGHVISSRGWVAEHQLLGLGPIGVTPRLQRHCIGSALMNETIARANAAGESGIALLGSTEYYPRFGFVPATSLGVLPPEELWGDGFQLLPLALWPGGVHGTFRYAAPFEGL; translated from the coding sequence ATGACAGGCGACAAAAACCTCCAGACCCTGCTGGCCTCCATCCATCCGGTGCTGCGGGAAGGGGAGTACGTCTACGTTCTGTGGCCGCGGGGCAGGCCGCTGGAGGCAGACATCGAGGCGGCGGTCCGCGAGGCCGAGGGACTCACGGCGGTCCTGTCCCGGGCGGAGGCGGACAGCCTGGGCCTGCCTTATGACTTTGTGGCCGCCTGGATAACGCTGCAGGTCCATTCCGAACTGGAGGCAGTCGGCCTGACCGCCGCCGTGGGCAGGGCCCTGACCGATGCCAGGATCAGCTGCAATGTGCTGACGGGCTTCCACCGTGATCATTTGCTGGTGCCGGTGGCGGATGCTGCCCGCGCTCTTGAAGTCCTGGCTGAACTCTCCGCCGAGAGCCGGCACCAGCCCCGGCCTGAGCTGGTTCTCCGCAGTGAAGAGCCCGAGGACCGGGAAAAGATCCTTGCCCTGACGGCAGAGGCGTTCGCCATTTCGCCCGCGACAGGCCTGGCGGCGGAGGGAGAGCCGATTGAAGTGGAGCTGCTCCGCCAGCTCTTTGACTCGGAGGGGTATCTGCCGGAATTCAGCATCGTGGCAGTCCTCGACGGCGAGGTGGTGGGCCATGTTATTAGTTCCCGCGGTTGGGTGGCCGAGCATCAACTGCTGGGACTTGGCCCGATCGGCGTGACGCCCAGGCTCCAACGGCACTGCATCGGAAGCGCGCTGATGAATGAAACCATCGCGCGGGCCAACGCTGCGGGGGAGAGCGGCATCGCGCTGCTGGGGAGTACCGAGTACTACCCGCGTTTCGGCTTTGTGCCTGCCACGTCCCTTGGTGTTCTGCCTCCCGAAGAGCTTTGGGGCGATGGGTTCCAACTGCTGCCGCTCGCGTTGTGGCCCGGGGGAGTTCACGGCACCTTCCGGTATGCCGCCCCATTTGAGGGGTTGTGA